The following are encoded together in the Zingiber officinale cultivar Zhangliang chromosome 8A, Zo_v1.1, whole genome shotgun sequence genome:
- the LOC122010906 gene encoding probable CCR4-associated factor 1 homolog 11 → MPVAVVNNNNMLISSSTASASTSRVEVRSVWAHNLDEEFALIRSAVLFHPFVALDTEYPGVVIASKNPYCTLTLPQRYELIRANVEALRIVQVGLTLSDAAGNLPCAIYSDCTCVRYVWEFNFRDFDISRDRYAPSSVELLKANGIDFQKNQVWGIDSCRFAQHLATSGLLSFGHFSPVSWVTFQGAYDFAFLVKMLTCDCKLPKTVGEFLHLVHFFFGKRMFDVKHLCKHCPGLYGGLERVASSVRVQRAVGSRHQSGSDSLLTWQVFYQIASRVNPQLIHHPEHMGTLFDLQLR, encoded by the coding sequence ATGCCTGTTGCAGTCGTCAACAATAACAATATGCTAATTTCCTCTTCCACCGCCAGCGCCAGCACCAGCAGAGTCGAGGTTCGCTCCGTGTGGGCTCATAACCTCGACGAGGAGTTCGCCCTTATCCGCTCCGCCGTCCTGTTCCACCCCTTCGTCGCATTGGACACCGAGTATCCTGGCGTCGTCATCGCTTCCAAAAATCCCTACTGCACCCTCACCCTCCCCCAGCGCTACGAATTGATCCGCGCCAACGTCGAGGCCCTCCGCATCGTCCAGGTTGGTCTCACCCTCTCCGACGCCGCCGGCAACCTCCCATGTGCCATCTACAGCGACTGCACTTGTGTGCGTTACGTGTGGGAATTTAATTTCCGCGACTTCGACATCAGCCGCGACCGTTACGCCCCTTCCTCCGTCGAGCTGCTCAAGGCTAATGGCATCGACTTCCAAAAGAATCAAGTATGGGGCATCGACTCTTGCAGATTCGCCCAGCACTTGGCCACCTCCGGCTTGCTTTCCTTTGGCCATTTTTCTCCCGTCTCCTGGGTTACCTTCCAAGGCGCTTATGACTTCGCCTTCCTAGTCAAGATGCTGACATGCGACTGCAAATTACCAAAGACCGTTGGTGAGTTCTTGCACCTCGTTCATTTCTTTTTCGGCAAAAGGATGTTCGACGTGAAGCACCTTTGCAAGCATTGTCCTGGCCTTTACGGAGGATTGGAGCGGGTGGCCTCTTCCGTCCGAGTTCAGCGAGCAGTGGGCTCTAGACATCAGTCCGGCTCCGATAGCTTATTAACATGGCAGGTGTTCTACCAAATCGCCTCTCGTGTGAATCCACAACTCATCCATCATCCAGAACACATGGGAACACTCTTTGACCTCCAACTGCGATAG